A single Criblamydia sequanensis CRIB-18 DNA region contains:
- the tsaE gene encoding tRNA (adenosine(37)-N6)-threonylcarbamoyltransferase complex ATPase subunit type 1 TsaE — protein MSSYPLTITTHSYEETFEWAKEFGQKLLPNDVVCFFGGLGAGKTTFIKGLAKGASNVNEEEVQSPTFALLNIYPEKPPIYHFDLYRLNSGDEFFQLGFDEYFSSNGICCIEWAERIKEHIPEGSFLIYLEANSENERKIIVQRK, from the coding sequence ATGAGTTCTTATCCGTTAACTATAACAACCCACTCTTATGAAGAAACTTTTGAATGGGCCAAAGAATTTGGCCAAAAGCTTCTTCCTAATGATGTGGTTTGTTTTTTTGGGGGGTTAGGGGCCGGAAAAACCACTTTTATTAAAGGGTTAGCCAAGGGAGCTTCTAATGTTAACGAGGAAGAAGTACAAAGTCCGACCTTTGCTCTATTAAATATCTACCCTGAAAAACCGCCTATTTACCACTTCGATCTTTATCGGCTAAATAGCGGGGATGAGTTTTTCCAGCTTGGATTTGACGAATATTTTTCAAGTAATGGGATTTGCTGTATTGAGTGGGCGGAGAGAATTAAAGAGCATATTCCGGAAGGTTCCTTCCTAATTTATTTAGAAGCAAATTCTGAAAACGAAAGAAAAATCATTGTTCAAAGGAAGTGA
- the murA gene encoding UDP-N-acetylglucosamine 1-carboxyvinyltransferase yields MEALKIKGGTPLQGKLKAQGAKNATNKLLVASLLSDKPCRFYNVPNIGEIEITVAMCQEIGMQVSWDREAKVMEVVTKELTTSYIPQRFSGANRIPILMIGALLGRTDQDIIVPVTGGDCIGKRPVDFHLDALRKLGANIEFREMKRLGAYFAQAHSGLKGTVITLPYPSVMATENTILASVTARGVTEIKNAAMEPEIVDLILFLQKLGAHITLDVDRTIRIQGTRRFYEVEHHIIPDRIEVASWGMAAIASKGRIFIEDAKHSDMITFLNKMREVGGGFSVHSNGIEFFYDGPLQGGLHLETDVHPGFMTDWQQPFVVLLTQAMGSSVVHETVYENRFGYTEVLKEMGADITQFRQCLGGKQCRFASQSFPHSIIVKGPTALNAKEIAVPDLRAGFAYIMAALIAEGTSTILGLPYLDRGYENLVEKLIDLGADAERVELDDRPEEIVYPQASRPIAALTVSA; encoded by the coding sequence ATGGAAGCACTCAAAATCAAGGGCGGCACACCGCTTCAGGGAAAACTTAAAGCTCAAGGCGCTAAAAATGCTACTAACAAATTGCTTGTGGCTTCGCTACTCTCTGATAAACCCTGCCGATTCTACAATGTTCCCAACATTGGCGAAATTGAGATAACAGTCGCTATGTGCCAAGAAATCGGTATGCAAGTTTCTTGGGATAGGGAAGCTAAAGTGATGGAAGTGGTCACAAAAGAATTAACAACCTCCTATATTCCCCAGCGTTTTTCAGGGGCTAATAGAATCCCTATTTTAATGATTGGAGCCCTTCTTGGCAGAACCGATCAAGACATCATAGTTCCTGTGACAGGCGGCGATTGCATCGGAAAGCGTCCCGTCGATTTTCATTTAGATGCCCTTCGTAAATTAGGCGCCAACATTGAATTTCGTGAAATGAAACGCCTTGGCGCTTATTTTGCTCAAGCCCACTCAGGACTTAAAGGAACTGTAATCACTTTGCCATACCCGTCTGTCATGGCTACTGAGAATACTATTTTAGCCTCCGTTACGGCAAGAGGCGTTACTGAAATTAAAAATGCGGCCATGGAGCCTGAAATTGTAGATTTGATTCTTTTTTTACAAAAATTGGGCGCTCACATCACGCTAGATGTGGATCGAACGATCAGAATTCAAGGGACAAGACGCTTTTATGAAGTTGAGCATCATATTATTCCTGATAGAATAGAAGTGGCCTCTTGGGGCATGGCAGCTATTGCTTCAAAGGGGCGGATCTTCATCGAAGATGCCAAGCATAGCGATATGATCACTTTCTTAAATAAAATGAGAGAGGTAGGCGGCGGGTTTTCAGTTCACTCAAATGGCATTGAATTTTTCTACGATGGCCCTTTGCAAGGCGGCCTCCACTTGGAAACGGATGTTCATCCAGGCTTTATGACAGATTGGCAACAGCCTTTTGTCGTTCTTTTAACTCAAGCTATGGGGTCCTCGGTAGTTCATGAGACTGTTTACGAAAACCGTTTCGGCTACACAGAAGTCTTAAAGGAAATGGGCGCTGATATCACGCAGTTTAGACAGTGCCTTGGCGGTAAGCAATGCCGTTTTGCTTCTCAAAGCTTTCCGCATAGCATTATTGTTAAGGGACCTACAGCCCTTAATGCAAAAGAAATAGCTGTGCCTGATTTAAGAGCCGGGTTTGCTTATATCATGGCCGCATTAATCGCAGAGGGAACAAGCACTATTTTAGGCCTTCCTTATCTGGATAGAGGTTATGAAAATCTAGTTGAAAAACTTATTGATTTAGGCGCAGATGCCGAAAGAGTTGAGCTCGATGATAGACCCGAGGAAATTGTCTACCCCCAAGCTTCAAGACCGATTGCGGCTTTAACTGTCTCTGCTTAA
- a CDS encoding Glu/Leu/Phe/Val family dehydrogenase, producing the protein MIKKKILDIPGYEKVIEAMDEDSKLHCIIAVHNTSLGPALGGVRIYPYQTFDDALKDVLLLAKAMTNKSALAEIGLGGGKSVIIADPKVDKSENLLKKFGEVINDFKGSYIVAEDVGSSPEDMLHIRKTTPYVSALPTSKSSGDPSPFTAWGVFRGIQAVLKELYGSTEVKNRRIAIQGLGHVGHFLAEHLFWQGADLVVTDIDSEKCATIKRKFGAEVIAPDRFIHEKCDILAPCALGGVFNQENAKTLKCKAIAGSANNQLADSQTAEVLHQHEILYAPDFLINSGGLINAVMEFEKEGYDPKHSCARVSEIFNSLQLVFAMSKKENKSTESVAEDLAAKKLKNKYKMRKEPISFKR; encoded by the coding sequence ATGATTAAAAAAAAGATTTTAGATATTCCGGGGTATGAAAAAGTCATTGAGGCGATGGATGAAGATTCCAAATTGCACTGTATAATAGCCGTGCATAATACATCTCTTGGGCCGGCTCTTGGAGGTGTGCGTATCTACCCTTATCAAACTTTTGATGACGCCCTAAAAGATGTGCTTCTTCTTGCTAAAGCCATGACTAACAAGTCTGCTTTAGCAGAAATTGGTCTTGGAGGCGGAAAAAGTGTTATCATTGCCGATCCCAAGGTAGATAAATCGGAAAACCTTTTAAAAAAATTCGGAGAGGTCATTAACGATTTTAAAGGCTCTTATATTGTTGCTGAAGATGTCGGCTCCTCTCCTGAAGACATGCTTCATATCAGGAAAACAACCCCTTACGTCTCGGCGCTCCCAACCTCAAAAAGCAGCGGTGATCCAAGCCCCTTCACTGCCTGGGGAGTTTTCAGAGGCATCCAAGCTGTTTTAAAAGAACTTTATGGATCAACGGAGGTTAAAAATCGAAGGATTGCCATTCAAGGCCTTGGCCACGTTGGGCATTTTCTAGCCGAACATCTTTTTTGGCAAGGGGCGGATCTTGTGGTCACTGATATCGATTCTGAAAAATGCGCTACTATCAAAAGAAAATTCGGGGCTGAGGTCATCGCACCTGATAGATTTATCCATGAAAAATGCGATATTCTCGCTCCTTGCGCTCTTGGAGGGGTTTTTAACCAAGAGAATGCTAAAACCTTAAAATGCAAGGCGATTGCAGGCTCGGCTAATAATCAATTAGCAGATAGCCAAACAGCAGAAGTGCTTCATCAACATGAAATACTCTATGCTCCGGATTTTCTTATTAATTCAGGGGGGCTTATCAACGCTGTTATGGAATTTGAAAAAGAAGGCTATGACCCGAAACATTCTTGCGCCCGCGTTTCAGAAATTTTTAATTCCTTGCAGCTTGTTTTTGCGATGTCCAAAAAAGAGAATAAATCGACAGAATCTGTAGCTGAAGACCTCGCCGCAAAAAAGTTAAAAAATAAATATAAAATGAGGAAAGAGCCCATTTCATTTAAAAGGTAG
- a CDS encoding diflavin oxidoreductase codes for MNEFPGKSRLNPFYASIKERRALTQEGAQKLTQHIVLDISGSEINYSVGDSIGVLPTNQEEVVDALLAYAKLEGKEEVIHKKTSECLTLRKYLTHHANITDLTKGLVKEVHEKLEESPKKERLGQLLHEKAHDELKLFLETYQILDFFEEFLEGSKSYLTSDALISFLKPLLPRFYSIASSSLVHPKEIHLTVVLLNYEVRGKQKKGVCTSFLCESTLINTKMVPIFIQPSNGFTLPQDQNAPLIMIGPGTGVAPFRAFLEERKATDARGKNWLIFGERNRKNSFFYEDFFLPLQNEGFLELDLAFSRDQPEKIYVQHRMKEKGKELYKWLQDGAFFYVCGDAKRMARDVDETLHEIIREEGNLTPEESKAYVKELKKQKRYLRDVY; via the coding sequence ATGAACGAATTTCCGGGAAAGTCCCGCTTAAATCCTTTTTATGCTTCCATTAAAGAAAGAAGGGCCTTAACTCAAGAAGGCGCTCAAAAACTGACCCAGCATATTGTTTTAGATATAAGCGGCTCTGAAATCAATTATTCTGTCGGCGACTCAATTGGTGTTTTACCAACCAACCAGGAAGAGGTGGTTGACGCACTTTTAGCCTATGCTAAGCTAGAGGGAAAAGAAGAAGTCATCCACAAAAAAACAAGCGAGTGTCTGACCTTAAGAAAATACTTAACCCACCACGCCAATATAACCGATTTGACGAAGGGTCTTGTTAAAGAAGTTCATGAAAAATTGGAGGAATCCCCAAAAAAAGAGCGATTAGGCCAATTGCTTCATGAAAAAGCTCACGATGAGTTGAAACTTTTTTTGGAAACTTACCAAATCCTCGATTTTTTTGAAGAATTTTTAGAGGGCTCAAAATCTTATCTAACAAGTGACGCTTTGATTTCTTTTTTAAAGCCTCTTTTGCCTAGATTTTATTCTATTGCATCCTCAAGTCTTGTCCACCCTAAAGAAATTCACTTAACGGTGGTTCTTTTGAATTATGAAGTGAGAGGAAAACAAAAAAAGGGGGTCTGCACCTCGTTTCTTTGCGAGTCAACTTTGATTAATACGAAAATGGTGCCTATTTTTATTCAACCTTCCAATGGCTTTACTCTTCCTCAAGATCAAAATGCTCCACTTATTATGATCGGGCCGGGAACCGGAGTTGCCCCTTTCAGGGCCTTTTTAGAAGAGCGAAAAGCCACTGACGCAAGAGGCAAAAACTGGCTCATTTTTGGTGAACGAAATAGAAAGAATTCCTTTTTCTATGAAGATTTTTTTCTTCCTTTGCAAAACGAAGGATTTTTAGAGCTTGACTTAGCTTTTTCAAGGGATCAGCCGGAGAAAATTTATGTGCAGCACCGCATGAAAGAAAAAGGAAAAGAGCTATACAAATGGCTTCAAGACGGGGCTTTTTTTTATGTTTGCGGAGATGCTAAAAGAATGGCAAGGGATGTGGATGAAACCCTTCATGAGATTATTAGAGAAGAGGGTAACTTAACTCCCGAAGAATCAAAAGCCTACGTTAAAGAGCTGAAAAAGCAAAAAAGGTATCTAAGAGACGTTTATTAG
- a CDS encoding putative quorum-sensing-regulated virulence factor, with protein MGKLENEEFICIDCEATGLDAKKERIVEVAVVSFTYDKLFETYESLVDPECGVMPEDAYNVHRISYEMVKGQPKIRDVIPKLLEIIGSKTIIGHQVQFDIDIISNEAERCGIPCRIQKNKFIDTLRLARLYGDSPSNALEKLGIHFNVPNEGAHRAMNDVMVNIEVFKHLSRRYLTLEKLFEVLSRPILMKAMPLGKYKGRPFRDIPLQYLLYAAKKDYDQDLLFSLRNEIKQRKKGGLFQQASNPFQKLFS; from the coding sequence ATGGGAAAATTAGAAAACGAAGAGTTTATTTGTATCGATTGTGAAGCCACAGGTCTTGATGCAAAAAAAGAAAGAATTGTTGAAGTGGCGGTTGTTTCTTTTACCTATGACAAACTGTTTGAAACCTATGAAAGCTTGGTAGATCCTGAATGCGGTGTCATGCCGGAAGACGCCTATAATGTTCATCGTATTAGTTATGAAATGGTGAAAGGGCAGCCCAAGATCCGGGATGTGATTCCAAAACTCCTTGAAATAATAGGATCTAAGACGATCATCGGACACCAAGTTCAATTCGATATCGACATCATCTCAAATGAGGCTGAACGATGCGGCATTCCTTGCCGTATTCAAAAAAATAAGTTTATAGATACTTTGCGTCTTGCAAGGCTTTATGGAGACAGCCCCTCAAATGCTCTAGAAAAATTAGGCATTCATTTCAATGTGCCGAATGAAGGCGCTCATAGGGCTATGAATGATGTGATGGTCAATATTGAAGTTTTTAAACATCTTTCGAGACGTTATTTAACTCTTGAAAAGCTCTTCGAAGTCTTATCTCGTCCTATCTTAATGAAAGCTATGCCTCTTGGCAAATATAAGGGGCGCCCCTTTAGGGATATTCCTTTGCAATACCTTCTTTATGCCGCTAAAAAAGATTATGATCAGGATCTTCTCTTTTCTTTAAGGAATGAAATTAAACAAAGGAAAAAAGGCGGCCTTTTCCAACAAGCCTCTAACCCTTTTCAGAAACTTTTTTCATAA
- a CDS encoding DUF2709 domain-containing protein: MAKDISIPSELLDKLLHFLSENPEAELVNAYLYFIENKFKLQPVLYPKHKIIYQSIEEAVRSAEKENPLYREAEIKITFSKESVNDQTKKIYICPFSGKVFGDNTHPNPQDAIYDWVSKCPENNERVGGLKVKRFYVSEDPDVIKSYLDKAPSKAPITKKVFSSALSGKIFNTPEAVIEDFKKNYLRPMALMEVQTQNRYQIEESFIEFIQKQLVEDKVASFVEALADRKEFVPHVERWLA; the protein is encoded by the coding sequence ATGGCAAAAGATATTTCCATTCCGTCTGAACTTCTGGATAAATTGCTTCATTTTTTGTCAGAAAATCCAGAAGCCGAGCTTGTCAATGCTTACCTATACTTTATTGAAAATAAGTTTAAGCTACAACCCGTCTTATACCCTAAACACAAAATTATTTATCAAAGTATAGAGGAAGCAGTAAGGTCAGCTGAAAAAGAGAACCCGCTTTATCGGGAAGCTGAAATTAAAATCACTTTTAGCAAGGAAAGTGTTAACGACCAGACTAAAAAAATCTATATCTGTCCCTTTTCTGGGAAAGTTTTTGGCGATAACACCCATCCTAACCCGCAAGACGCCATTTATGACTGGGTATCCAAATGCCCGGAAAACAATGAAAGGGTAGGCGGATTAAAGGTAAAACGCTTTTATGTTTCAGAAGACCCGGATGTAATTAAGAGCTACCTTGACAAAGCTCCTTCAAAGGCTCCTATTACAAAAAAGGTGTTTTCTTCAGCTCTAAGCGGAAAAATTTTTAACACACCCGAAGCTGTTATTGAAGACTTTAAGAAAAACTACCTTCGCCCGATGGCGCTTATGGAAGTGCAAACTCAAAACCGCTATCAGATAGAAGAAAGCTTTATCGAATTTATTCAAAAGCAACTCGTTGAAGATAAAGTCGCAAGCTTCGTTGAAGCCTTAGCCGATCGCAAGGAATTTGTTCCTCACGTGGAAAGATGGCTGGCGTAA
- a CDS encoding KamA family radical SAM protein, with amino-acid sequence MHAVPLWKKLLKQNFSSIEKLMDFLELDSENRDKVLLKSSFILNLPIRLAEKIEKNSLDDPIGRQFIPLKEENKVGEDCKEDPVNDCTFQLSPKLLQKYQSRSLLITTSACAMHCRYCFRRNYPYETSKSDFDFEIESIKKSFSQKEVILSGGDPLSLSNEKLRGLLKELESLESIQIIRFHTRFPIGIPERIDDELIEILGGLSKKVVFILHTNHPKELDDELKLRLSHLLEKKITLLNQTVLLKGVNDSVNILEELSWKLISLGVLPYYLHQLDPVKGGSHFKVTEEKGKEIISELKKRVPGYLVPKFVREIPGELSKTIIL; translated from the coding sequence ATGCACGCCGTTCCCCTATGGAAAAAGTTATTAAAACAGAACTTTTCCTCTATCGAAAAATTAATGGACTTCCTAGAGCTCGATTCTGAAAATCGGGATAAGGTGCTGCTTAAATCTTCTTTTATTTTGAATTTACCTATTCGACTTGCTGAGAAGATAGAGAAAAACTCACTCGATGACCCTATTGGAAGACAGTTTATTCCCTTGAAAGAAGAAAACAAGGTTGGAGAAGATTGCAAAGAAGATCCGGTTAACGATTGCACTTTTCAGTTAAGTCCAAAGCTTCTTCAAAAATATCAAAGCCGCTCTCTTTTAATCACGACAAGCGCTTGCGCGATGCATTGCCGCTACTGCTTTAGAAGAAATTACCCTTACGAGACAAGTAAAAGCGATTTTGATTTTGAGATTGAGTCTATAAAGAAATCTTTTTCTCAAAAAGAAGTAATCTTAAGCGGGGGAGACCCTCTTTCTTTATCAAATGAGAAGTTAAGAGGTCTTTTGAAAGAGCTAGAATCTCTTGAATCTATTCAAATCATTCGGTTTCACACCCGCTTTCCTATTGGAATACCTGAAAGAATTGACGATGAATTGATAGAAATCTTAGGCGGTCTTTCAAAAAAAGTGGTTTTTATCCTCCATACCAATCACCCGAAAGAGCTAGATGATGAGCTGAAATTAAGACTTTCACATCTTCTTGAAAAGAAAATTACACTATTAAATCAAACGGTCTTGTTAAAAGGCGTCAATGATTCCGTTAATATTCTTGAAGAGCTTTCCTGGAAACTGATCTCACTTGGTGTTCTTCCCTACTACCTTCATCAGTTAGACCCGGTTAAAGGGGGGAGCCATTTTAAAGTAACTGAAGAAAAAGGGAAGGAAATAATATCGGAATTAAAAAAAAGAGTTCCGGGTTATCTTGTTCCAAAATTTGTAAGAGAAATCCCTGGAGAACTCTCTAAAACAATTATTTTATAG
- the argS gene encoding arginine--tRNA ligase → MLSPRTELEKIFEKAIQKSFPKETSEFKLDPDIKESTQPQFGHYQFNSAMKLSKILKIPPRQVAEVITSNVDKGSLIESLEIAGPGFINITLSPHYLEKSIKQILRGETFDKKAKQKIIIDFSSPNIAKELHVGHLRSTIIGDSLSRLFEFLGHDVLRLNHIGDWGTQFGMLIAYLKEECKEILTGQKTADLAELMAWYKQSKARFDADPEFKKRAQKEVYHLQNGDEESLEAWKMICDISKKGYQEIYELLDVSIKDRGESFYNPLLKSIVEDLEKKGLVTVSEGAKCLFLEGFASRDGTTQPLIIQKQDGGYLYATTDLAAIRQRIQDEKADRIIYVTDAGQSLHFNMIFKAAEAAGYLDRTKTKVDHVPFGLVLGPDGKKFKTRSGETEKLIDLLNKAIEKARLLIEERHLEMTPSEKEELAKKLGIGAVKYADLSSHRTSDYVFSYDRMLRFEGNTAAYLMYSYVRIQSIKRKVGIDPQLIQEKTDLELSHPSEIALSLHLTQFGDVLEQVSVDLLPNRLTEYLYGLSNHFNAFFRDCRVEGTSQEKSRLLLAEAAAKTLKQGLFILGVETVERM, encoded by the coding sequence ATGCTTAGCCCAAGAACTGAATTGGAAAAAATTTTTGAAAAAGCCATACAAAAATCTTTTCCAAAAGAAACAAGCGAGTTTAAGCTTGACCCTGACATTAAAGAGAGCACCCAGCCTCAGTTTGGCCACTATCAATTCAACTCGGCCATGAAACTCTCAAAAATTTTAAAAATTCCACCCCGTCAAGTAGCTGAGGTGATAACGTCTAATGTCGATAAGGGCTCTCTGATTGAATCTCTTGAAATTGCAGGTCCGGGCTTTATCAATATCACCTTATCTCCGCATTACCTTGAAAAGTCGATCAAACAAATTTTAAGAGGTGAAACCTTTGATAAAAAGGCGAAGCAAAAAATCATTATCGACTTCTCATCTCCCAACATCGCAAAAGAGCTTCATGTCGGCCATCTTCGTTCGACAATTATTGGAGATAGCCTTTCGAGACTTTTTGAATTCTTAGGCCATGATGTTTTAAGGCTCAATCATATTGGAGATTGGGGCACTCAATTCGGGATGCTAATTGCCTATCTTAAAGAAGAGTGTAAAGAAATATTAACAGGCCAAAAAACCGCTGACTTAGCTGAGCTTATGGCTTGGTACAAGCAATCAAAAGCTAGATTTGATGCCGATCCGGAGTTTAAGAAAAGAGCTCAAAAAGAAGTCTATCATCTTCAAAACGGGGATGAAGAATCCTTGGAAGCTTGGAAGATGATCTGCGACATCTCTAAAAAAGGATATCAAGAAATTTATGAGCTTCTTGATGTTTCTATTAAAGACCGCGGCGAATCTTTTTATAACCCGCTTTTAAAGTCTATCGTTGAGGATCTTGAGAAAAAGGGACTTGTGACTGTCTCTGAAGGGGCAAAATGTCTTTTTCTTGAAGGGTTTGCAAGCCGTGACGGCACAACACAACCTTTAATTATCCAAAAACAAGACGGCGGCTATCTCTATGCCACAACCGACCTTGCGGCCATTAGACAGCGAATTCAAGATGAAAAAGCAGACCGCATTATTTATGTGACAGATGCCGGACAAAGCCTTCACTTCAACATGATTTTTAAAGCAGCGGAAGCTGCCGGCTATCTTGACAGAACTAAGACAAAAGTAGATCATGTCCCTTTTGGATTGGTTTTAGGCCCGGATGGCAAGAAGTTTAAAACGAGGTCTGGCGAAACTGAGAAATTAATTGATCTTCTAAATAAAGCTATTGAGAAAGCAAGGCTCTTAATTGAAGAGCGCCACCTTGAGATGACTCCTTCTGAAAAAGAAGAGTTAGCCAAAAAGCTTGGTATTGGCGCTGTTAAATACGCCGATTTATCTTCGCATAGGACAAGCGACTATGTATTTAGCTATGACAGGATGCTTCGTTTTGAAGGAAATACGGCAGCCTATCTTATGTATTCATATGTACGCATTCAAAGCATTAAGAGGAAAGTTGGGATTGACCCTCAGCTCATTCAGGAAAAAACAGACCTTGAACTCTCCCACCCAAGCGAAATTGCTTTAAGCCTTCATTTAACGCAGTTTGGCGATGTATTAGAACAAGTAAGTGTTGATCTTTTGCCCAATAGGCTGACAGAATACCTTTATGGTCTTTCAAATCACTTTAACGCTTTTTTTAGAGATTGCAGAGTTGAAGGGACGAGCCAAGAAAAGTCAAGGCTTTTGCTTGCGGAAGCGGCTGCCAAAACCTTGAAGCAAGGGCTATTCATCCTTGGTGTTGAAACCGTTGAAAGAATGTAA
- a CDS encoding esterase/lipase family protein, protein MSASNFDTIREIKDPAILNTLESLDPPPPPKVNCFRIKEAAEKAFFILSLCLTASLIISASLTLVHAAAPIALVALTVSSIALGVLLFLKGWQLITPHLPRPIRLMANNVQSVFLGFLSILAQMVVAPIDLTKANPKTRKECNPHQTPILMIHGYLGSSNNWIYHRHILKNAGFDNLFTINLGGPFQSIDDYSKAVLQMVIEIQKLTDRKDLKIFVHSMGGLVGEKFIQDYAESIGCEVTHFVSMGTPFDGTYAAYLPLGLSESANQMKPFSDFVTELKKNASEKEVETRYLHMHSEVDFVIWPRESAKHGGSKNATSQVLNATGHVPFLFSDTAANSAIEFFST, encoded by the coding sequence ATGTCTGCTTCTAATTTTGATACTATAAGAGAAATTAAAGACCCCGCTATTTTGAATACTTTAGAAAGTCTAGACCCGCCTCCTCCTCCAAAAGTAAACTGTTTCCGCATTAAAGAAGCTGCTGAAAAAGCCTTTTTTATTTTGAGTTTATGTTTAACCGCTTCTCTTATTATCTCAGCGAGTTTAACCTTGGTTCATGCAGCAGCTCCCATTGCCCTTGTGGCTTTAACCGTGAGTTCAATTGCTCTTGGCGTCCTTCTCTTTTTAAAAGGCTGGCAGCTTATAACCCCTCATTTGCCAAGACCAATTAGATTAATGGCTAATAATGTCCAATCAGTATTCCTAGGCTTTTTATCCATCCTGGCTCAAATGGTTGTGGCGCCGATTGATTTAACAAAAGCCAATCCTAAGACCAGGAAAGAATGCAATCCTCATCAAACGCCGATTTTGATGATTCATGGATACTTAGGATCTAGTAACAATTGGATTTACCATCGGCACATTCTAAAAAACGCAGGCTTTGATAATTTATTTACCATCAATCTCGGCGGGCCTTTCCAGTCTATCGATGACTATTCCAAAGCGGTTCTTCAAATGGTTATAGAAATTCAAAAATTGACGGATCGAAAGGATCTTAAAATTTTTGTCCATTCCATGGGAGGTCTTGTGGGTGAGAAGTTTATACAGGACTATGCGGAATCTATTGGCTGTGAAGTGACTCACTTTGTTTCTATGGGCACTCCTTTTGACGGGACTTATGCCGCCTATTTGCCTCTTGGTTTATCTGAGAGCGCCAATCAAATGAAACCTTTTTCTGATTTTGTTACGGAGCTAAAAAAGAATGCCTCTGAAAAGGAGGTCGAAACAAGATACCTTCACATGCATAGTGAAGTCGATTTTGTAATTTGGCCAAGAGAGTCTGCAAAACATGGGGGTTCTAAAAATGCCACTAGCCAAGTTTTAAATGCTACAGGGCACGTCCCATTCCTTTTTTCGGATACAGCGGCAAATTCGGCAATAGAATTCTTTTCAACTTAA
- the yihA gene encoding ribosome biogenesis GTP-binding protein YihA/YsxC, whose amino-acid sequence MSRLLFSEIEFISSAANKEQFPLIKSDSGKLLPEVAIVGRSNVGKSSLLNYMFKRKNLARVSATPGKTQLINFFKVDKELVFVDLPGYGYAKVPKEMRADWGPLIQSYLDDRKQLALILYLFDMRRDPTDEDRELVEWFNRYQKPFMLVFTKKDKINKSSLEKRKNEIIKGLPESPYAPHLVSSTNEEGKENLIFSIKKYFNEQNN is encoded by the coding sequence ATGAGTCGTTTATTGTTTAGTGAAATTGAATTTATTTCCTCTGCTGCTAACAAAGAACAATTCCCTTTGATTAAATCGGATTCCGGAAAATTACTTCCGGAAGTTGCGATAGTCGGAAGATCAAATGTTGGAAAATCATCTCTTTTAAACTATATGTTTAAAAGAAAAAATCTCGCTCGTGTATCTGCAACTCCCGGAAAGACCCAGCTTATCAATTTTTTTAAAGTCGATAAAGAGTTGGTTTTCGTCGATCTGCCGGGATATGGGTATGCTAAAGTCCCAAAAGAAATGAGAGCGGATTGGGGTCCTTTAATCCAGTCTTATCTCGATGATAGAAAGCAGCTAGCTCTTATCCTTTATCTTTTTGATATGAGACGGGATCCAACGGATGAAGACAGGGAGCTTGTGGAATGGTTTAATCGTTATCAAAAGCCCTTTATGCTTGTCTTCACAAAGAAAGATAAAATTAATAAATCCTCTCTTGAAAAGCGAAAAAATGAAATTATAAAGGGATTGCCGGAATCGCCTTACGCCCCTCACTTAGTTTCTTCCACCAACGAAGAAGGTAAAGAAAATCTTATTTTTTCGATAAAAAAATATTTTAACGAGCAAAATAATTAA
- a CDS encoding 2-C-methyl-D-erythritol 2,4-cyclodiphosphate synthase has protein sequence MKHRTGIGQGSYRFENEESEKKCLIGGIEFLETPAFDAASQGDVVFQALCNAISTLTGMSYFEEKDKSLGKETFNENETSLKEVLRTLGNQKITHISLSLEGRRPSFKERLREIRDNLARIIEINPNQIGIAFTTGSGLTGFGKGEGVQCLCIVSTEEKS, from the coding sequence GTGAAGCATAGAACAGGTATTGGTCAAGGAAGCTATCGATTTGAAAATGAAGAAAGCGAAAAAAAATGCTTAATTGGCGGAATTGAGTTTCTTGAAACTCCGGCCTTTGATGCTGCTTCACAAGGGGATGTTGTTTTTCAAGCTCTTTGCAATGCCATTTCAACTTTGACAGGCATGTCCTATTTCGAAGAGAAAGATAAATCATTGGGTAAAGAGACTTTCAATGAAAATGAAACTAGCCTCAAAGAAGTGCTCAGAACTCTCGGAAACCAAAAAATTACCCACATTTCTCTCTCACTTGAAGGCAGAAGGCCAAGCTTTAAAGAAAGGCTTCGCGAAATTAGAGACAACCTTGCAAGAATCATAGAAATAAATCCTAATCAAATAGGTATCGCCTTCACAACAGGAAGCGGCCTTACAGGTTTTGGAAAAGGTGAAGGGGTTCAGTGTCTTTGCATTGTTTCAACGGAAGAAAAAAGCTAA